The Mycolicibacterium mucogenicum DSM 44124 genomic sequence TCCAGGCCGACGCCGATGTCGTTGACCACGACGCGGGCACCTTCCGCGGCGAACGCGAGCGCGTGCTCACGCCCGATGCCGCCACCGGCACCCGTCACGATGACCACGCGGCCGTCGAGCAATCCCATTTGATATCTCCCTTACTTGTTCGCGCTTGAGGTTTCCAGGTATTGCGGCGGCTCTCCGCCGCCGTGCACTTCGAGGGACGCGCCGCTGACGTACGACGCGGCCTCGGAGGCCAAAAATGCTGCGGCCCAGCCGATGTCGGTGGGCTTGGCCAGCCGCTTGAGCGGCACGGTCGCGGCCACGGCGGCGACCGACTCGGCGTCGCCGTAGAACAGTTCGGACTGCTCGGTCTCGACCATGCCGACGATGACGGAGTTCACCCGGACCTTGGGCGACCACTCGACGGCGAGCGTCGTCGTCAGGCTGTCGATGCCGGCCTTGGCGGCGCCATACGCACCGGTGCCTGGGGTGGGCCGGTGGGCGCTGACGCTGGAGATGTTGACGATCACGCCGCCGGTGTCCTGCTGCTGCATCACCGCGTTGGCGTGCGTCGAAACCAGCAGCGGCGCAATCAGGTTGAGCTCGATGATCTTGGTGCTGAACTTGGCCGACGCATCGGCGGCCAGCGCGAACGGCGAGCCACCGGCGTTGTTGACCACGACGTCCAGCCGGCCGTGCTTGGCGACGATGGCGTCGATCATGGCCTTGACCGCCGCGTCGTCACGAACGTCGCAGGCGTGGAACTCGTAGGGCAAGCCCTCGACCTCGCGCCGCGCGCAGGTGATCACAGTGGCACCCTGCTCGGCGAACACCGCGCTGATGCCGGCGCCGACGCCGCGCACACCGCCGGTGACCAGCACCACGCGACCGGCCAATTGCAGATTGATTCCAGCAGTCACTGTGCTAGCGTACCAAGCAAGTGCTTGCTTAGGTACCCGTCCCCCAGGAAGTGACTGATGACCATCACCACCAAGACAGTCGAACCGGGCATCGTCTCGGTCACCGTGAACTACCCGCCGGTCAACGCCATCCCGTCGGCCGGTTGGTTCGAACTGGCTGACCAGATCACCGCGGCCGGGCGCGACAAGAGCACCCACGTGGTGATCCTGCGGGCCGAGGGACGCGGCTTCAACGCCGGCGTCGACATCAAGGAAATGCAGAACACCGAGGGCTTCGGCGCCCTGATCGACGCCAACCGCGGCTGCTACGAGGCGTTCCGCGCGGTGTACGAATGCCAGGTCCCGGTCATCGCGGCCGTCAACGGCTTCTGCGTCGGTGGCGGCATCGGCCTGGTCGGCAACGCCGACGTCATCGTCGCCTCCGACGACGCGAAGTTCGGCCTGCCCGAGGTCGAGCGTGGCGCGCTGGGCGCCGCGACCCACCTCTCGCGCCTGGTCCCGCAGCACATGATGCGCCGGCTGTTCTTCACCGCCGCGACCGTGCCCGCCTCGACGCTGCAGCACTTCGGTTCGGTGCACGAGGTCGTCCCGCGCGAGGAGCTCGACGAGGCCGCGCTGCGCGTCGCCCGCGACATCGCGAGCAAGGACACCCGCGTGATCCGCGCCGCCAAGGAGGCACTGAACTTCATCGACGTGCAGCCCGTCAACGCGCGCTACCGCATGGAGCAGGGCTTCACCTTCGAACTGAATCTGTCCGGCGTGTCCGACGAGCACCGCGACGAGTTCGCGGGGACCAACAAGGGGTCGAAATAATATGGCAGACAAGACAACAACCCTCGATGCGGCAGTAGCCGAGATCGAGAGCGGCATGACCATCGGCATCGGTGGCTGGGGTTCGCGCCGCAAGCCGATGGCATTCGTGCGCGCGCTGCTGCGCACCGATGTCACCGACCTGACCGTCGTCACCTACGGCGGCCCGGATCTCGGACTGCTCTGTGCCGCAGGCAAGGTCAAGCGCGTCTACTACGGCTTCGTGTCGCTGGACTCGCCGCCGTTCTACGACCCGTGGTTCGCGCGGCGCCGCACCGAAGGCGCCATCGAGGCCCGCGAGATGGACGAAGGCATGCTGCGCTGTGGCCTACAGGCTGCCGCACAACGTCTTCCGTTCCTGCCGATCCGCGCCGGCCTCGGCAGCGACGTCCGTGCCTTCTGGGGCGACGAGCTCAAGACCGTCAAGTCCCCGTACCCGACCGGCGACGGCTACGAGGAACTCATCGCCATGCCGGCGCTGAACCTCGATGCCGCATTCGTGCACATGAACCTGGGCGACGTGAAGGGCAACGCCGCCTACACCGGCATCGACCCCTACTTCGACGACCTGTTCCTGATGTCGGCCGAGCGCCGGCACCTGTCGGTCGAGAAGATCGTCTCCACTGAAGAGCTGGTGAAGTCGGTTGTGCCGCAGCAGCAGATCATCAACCGCATGATGGTCGACACCGTGGTCGAGGCCCCGAACGGCGCCCACTTCACCACCAACGAGCCCGACTACCGGCGCGACGAGAAGTTCCAGCGCCACTACGCCGAAGCCGCCGGCTCGGACGAGACCTGGGCCGAGTTCGTCAAGACCTACCTGTCCGGAACCGAAGCCGACTACCAGGCCGCGGTCCGTAAGTTCGCCGAGGCTCAGAAGGAGGCCAACAAGTGACGATCGAGGCGAGCGGAGCGACGGGGAATGACTCAGTAACCCGCTCCGAAATTTGTGCCGTCGCCTGCGCCGAATTGTTCCGTGACGCAGGGGAAATCATGGCCAGCCCCATGACGACCGTCGTGCAGATCGGCGCCCGCCTGGCCCGGCTGACCTTCTCCCCCGACATCGTGATCACCGACGGTGAGGCCCGCATGCTGGCCGACACCCCGGCGATCGGCGCCCCGTTCGCCGTCGAGGGCTGGATGCCGTTCAACCGCGTCTTCGAGACGCTGGCCTGGGGCCGTCGGCATGTGGTCATGGGCGCCAACCAGATCGACCGCTACGGCAACCAGAACCTGTCGGCCTTCGGCCCGATCCAGCAGCCGACCCGCCAGATGTTCGGCGTCCGCGGCGCGCCCGGCAACAGCATCAACCACGCGACGAGCTACTTCGTGGGCAACCACACCAAGCGCGTGTTCGCCGAGTCGGTCGACATCGTCTCCGGAATCGGTTGGGACAAGGTCGATCCGGCCAACCCGGCGTACCGCTTCCTGAACGTGTACCAGGTGGTCTCCAACCTGGGTGTGTTCGACTTCAACGGCCCCGAGCACCAGATGCGCGCGGTGTCGCTGCACCCGGGTGTGACGGCCGACGAGGTCGCCGACAACACCTCGTTCGAGGTGCACGGCCTGGACACCGCCGGCGAGACCCGTCTGCCGACCGCCGACGAACTGCAGCTGCTGCGCGAGGTCATCGACCCGAAGTCGTTCCGCGACAAGGAAGTCAAGGCGTGAGCAAGCTCAAGACGCCGCTGACCGAACTGGTCGGCATCGAGTACCCGGTCGTGCAGACCGGTATGGGCTGGGTGGCCGGCGCGCGACTGGTCGCGGCCACCTCCAACGCCGGTGGTCTCGGCATCCTGGCGTCGGCGACGATGACGCTGGACGAGCTGCAGACCGCCGTCACCAAGGTCAAGGCGGCCACCGACAAGCCCTTCGGCATCAACATGCGTGCCGACGCCGGCGATTCGGATGCCCGCTGCGACCTCCTGATCCGCGAAGGAGTCAAAGTCGCCTCCTTCGCCCTGGCTCCCAAGCCCGAGCTGATCGCCAAGCTCAAAGATGCTGGCGTCGTGGTGATCCCGTCGGTCGGCCTGGCCAAGCACGCCAAGAAGGTGGCGAGCTGGGGCGCCGACGCGGTTATCGTGCAGGGCGGCGAAGGCGGTGGCCACACCGGCCCGATCGCCACCACGCTGCTGCTGCCGTCGGTGCTCGACGCCGTCAAGGACACCGGTATGCCGGTGATCGCCGCGGGCGGTTTCTTCGACGGCCGTGGTCTGGCGGCCGCGCTGTCCTATGGCGCCGCCGGCGTCGCGATGGGCACGCGGTTCCTGCTGACGTCGGACTCGACGGTGCCCGACGCCGTCAAGCAGCGGTACCTCGAGGCCGCGCTGGACGGCACCGTGGTGTCGACCCGCGTCGACGGCATGCCGCACCGGGTGCTGCGTACCGGGCTGGTCGAGAAGCTCGAAAGCGGTTCTCCGGTGCGCGGTTTCGTCGCCGCGGTCGGAAACGCCCAGAAGTTCAAGAAGATGTCGGGCATGACGTGGCGTTCGATGATCAAGGACGGCCTGGCCATGCGCCACGGCAAGGACCTGACCTGGTCGCAGGTCGTCATGGCCGCCAACACCCCGATGCTGCTGAAAGCCGGTCTGGTGGAAGGCAACACCGAGGCGGGCGTGCTGGCCTCGGGTCAGGTGGCCGGCATCGTGGCGGATTTGCCAGCCTGCTCCGAACTCATACCGCGGATCGCCGACGAGGCCATCGCCCACCTGCAGGCTGCGACGAGCTACATCGTCTAGGTCACGTTCTCTGCGCGAGCAGACGTAAGCCCCCCCAAATCTCTTTGGATTTGGGGGGCTTACGCATGTGCGTGGCAGCGAGGTTCGCGTCGAGGGTGCGTACAGATCGTCAGATCCACTCTTGAGACGCGCTGGCGGCACAGTCGCGAGCCTCTGCATGCTGGCACCTGACAAGCAAATGCCTTGTGGGCGTCGAGTGTGCGCTTACGCAGACAAAGTTCGAGTAGCGAGGATCCTGGGCGCACGATCAACGCGAGCAGCAACATTCGCCCGGGCTGTCAACCCTGGCCGTAGACGTTGGCTTCTCGCGACAACATATCCGCGGAATTGCGCCGAATCTTCGGCTGCCGGGGATGTCGAAACTCCTCTCTGCGCTCCGTAGCGTAGCCATCGACCACAGCGGCAAGGTTCCTACCTGCTACAACAGGCTCGACAAACCGCACCAGAGAGGTAATCGGTCGGATGACTGTCATCGGTGGTGTGGCCTACATCGTCGTCACCTTGCTCCCCGTTCTGACCCTTGCCGCGATCAACGCCATAGTCCGCGCGGTCGGTAGGCGCCGCGGACGGCCCGACCCCGCAAACGAGGACTCATGACCACGCTGACCGCCGCCCCGCCTGCTCCCCCGAGCGTCCCCAACCCGACGTTCATGCGGTACGTCCAGAACCCGATCTGGAACTTCCTGTGCGACCACTATTTCCGGCTCGAGATCGACGGCTGGCACAAGGTGCCCGACGAACCGTCGCTGTTGATCGGTATCCATTCCGGCGGCTCCCTGACCATGGACGCCTGGACGCTGGTGCACTCCTGGTACCGGCACTTCGACGGGCAGCGTGTCCTGCACGGCACCGCGCACGACGTGCTGATGGGTGCCCCCGGTCTGGGTGACTACTTCCGCGCCGTCGGCGTCATCCCCGCGTCGCGTGACGGTGTGACGAGCGCGCTGGCCGCGGGGCGTGACGTCGTGGTGTGGCCGGGCGGCGAGCTGGACGCGATGCGCAACTGGCGCGACCGCGACAAGGCGATCCTCGCCGGCCGTAAAGGCTTTGTGAAGCAGGCGATCCAGTCCGGTGTGCCGATCGTCCCGGTGGCCACGGTCGGTGGGCACGACACCGTCTTCGTGTTGAACGAAGGCAAGTTCCTGGCCAAGTGGAGCGGCCTCGGTAAGCGGTTGCGTGGCGCCAACATGCCGATCATCGCCGGCTTCCCGTTCCCGCTCGCCGTCGAGGTGCTGCCGATGCACCTGCCGCTGCCTGCGAAGATCCGCACCGAGCTGCTCGACCCCATCTACGTCGACACCGACCCAGAGCGCGCCAACGACGCCGCCTACGTCGACAAGGTGTACGACGAGGTGCAGTTCGCCATCCAGTCCGGCATGGACCGGCTGGCCAAGCGCCGCAGCTTCCCTGTGCTGGGCTGACGCGGTCAAGCCGCGCGCTCGATAGGCGCCGCCGATCACTTGCTCGGTATTTCCACTTTGACGGTCACTCCCCGGGTACGACAACCTGTTTGAGTAAGTCGTTCATCGATCGGAGTGGGCCCATGCGCACCGTCTATATGCGCGTGCGCCGGGCCATGACCCCGCCGACGGAAGACCACCGGCCCGCGTTGCGGGTCGCGCTGGGGTTGGCCATCCCGGGTGTCGCACTGCTGGCCGCCGGACGCCCCGACCTGATCATCTACGCGGTGTTCGGTGCGATCACCGGCATGTACGGCCGCACCGAAACCCGCTCCCGGCGGTTCGCGCATCAGACCCAGGGCGGCGTGATCCTGGTTCTGGGCGTGGCCATCGGTGTGGCACTCGCCAATTCCCATGTGCCACGGGCTGTCCTGGTTGTCGCCGCGGTGGCGTTCGCGTCCGTCGGCTCGGTGGTGACCGACTACCTCGCGCTCAAGCCCGAGGGACCGTTCTACGGCGTCTTTGCGCTCGGCGCCATCGCCACGGTGCCGGCGGGCCGGGTCGCGCCCTCTTCGGCGATATTGCTCTGTGCCGCAACGGCTTTGTTGTGCGTCCTGTTGGGTGTGCTCGACGCACCGCGGGCCGTGAGGCCGGCCGCCCGGCTTTCCCCGCCGAACCGGCGCGACGTGCTGATCCACGCGGGCCGCTACGCGCTTGCCATCACCGCCGCCGGCACCGCCGGCCTCGCTTTGGGCGTCGACCATGCCAACTGGGCCATCGCCGCGGCAGCCGGGCCGTTGGCGGCCGCCGACGCCAGCGGCCGGATCAGACGCGGAATCCATCGCCTGGGTGGCACTTTCATCGGCCTGGCCGTGGCGGCCGCACTGCTGGTGCCGGGACCCAGTGAGTATGTGCTGGCGATCTGCGTCATGGTTCTGTTGTTCCCCACCGAGTTGTTCATGGCCCACCACCACGCGGTCGCACTGGGGTTCTTCACGCCGTTGATCATGCTGATGACCGACCTCGCGGCACCAACCGAACCGCTGGTGTTGCTGACCGCTCGTGGCATCGACACCGTCATCGGCGTCACCGCCGCGATCGTGGTGTCGATGCTGTTGCCGGGCACCCGGGATTAGAGGCCAAGGCGCCAGTTCTGTTGCCACCCGGCCTAGTTGGCAGGCGGTCTAGGTGGTGGTTCGAAGGGTTGGTACCACCACCATTGGGCGCGTTCCCCGGTGGGGCCGGGGCAGGGCGGCACATCAGGGCGGGCCGTGGTGGGTGGTCGGGCGAGGGATCCGCCGTCGAGTTGGCGGCCCGCTGCATCGGTGACGACGAGTCGGTCAGCCGGGCCGGTGATGGTGATGACCCGCTTGTGATGTAGGCGGTGGTGGTACGGGCACACCAGCACCAGGTTGTGCAGTTCGGTTTCCCCGCCGTTCTCCCAGTGAATGATGTGATGCGCATGCAAGCCGCGGGTGGCCCCGCACCCCGGTACCCGGCAGCACCGGTCCCGGTGCTCCAGCGCGCGGCGCAGCCGGCGACTGATGGTGCGGGTGCTGCGCCCGACGCCGAACGGCTGCCCGTGCTTCTCGAGCCACACCTCGCACGTCGCATCGCACAACAGCAGTTGGCGTTCCTCCTCGGTGAGCACCGACCCCAGATGCAAGGCGGCCGTGCGCTGTTCGAGGTCCATATGCACCACGACGGTGGTGCGCTGCCCATGCGGCCGCAGTGCCACGTCGGCATCCCAGCCGGCCTCGACCAGACTCATGAACCCATCGACCTGATTCGGGAACGGCGGCGCCTGCTCCGACACTTCCCCTTCGGTGTCCTCGTGGTCACGCTTCCAGTCCGCGACCAACGCATCCTGATGCGACGCCATCGCAGCATCGAACTTGGCGGCCTCCAACTTCGGCAGCCGAATCTTGTACGTCGTGGACCCGTCCTCATGCGTGGTCTTGCTGATCGACCGCGCCGGCTCTGGCTTCGCCTCCGGCTCAGGGTCCGGGCGCGGCTCCAGCTTCACTGCCGTCCGCAACTGCGTGACCGTGGCGCTGTCGGCGAACTGCGCGTAATGCTCATCAGAACCCTCGCCGGCATGCTCGGCGACCACCCCGACCTGATCCAACGACAACCGGCCCGCCCGCATCGCTTCAGCGCAGCGCGGGAACTCCTCCAGGCGGTGCGCCACCGCCACCATTACTTCCGCATTACGCGGCGACACCCCGGTTTTCCACGCCACCAACGACGCCATCGACCGGGCCCCTGTCGCGCCCCACAGTCCGTCGCGGTCGATCTCGGCCACGATCTCCACCAGACGGCCGTCGATAGCATTGCGCTGACCGATCAGCTCCGACACCTCAACCGACAACGCATCGAAACGCTCACACGGCGACGGCGCCTCAACATCGAAAGCCGTTGCCGTGCTGGACATAACATCATCAAAGCAGAACGGTACGACAAATTTCTGACCCGCAAACGTAGCCCGGCGAGAGGCCCGTGTCTACCCTTGACCCGCCGACCTCGTGACGGTCACCTTGACGTTCTTCATGATCGGCTGGTCGCTCTGCGAGCTGAAATCGCCGATGGCACAAAGCACATTCATCTCCGGCATGTAGCCGGCCGCGTTGCCGCGCGGGATGCCGTACGGCACGGCCTTGTAGCGGTGCAGTGAGCGGACGCTGCCGTCGCGCGCGGTGGCGACGATATCGACGTCGTCGAACTCCTTGATGCCGCGGTCGGCCATGTCGTGCTCATTCATGAAGATGAGCGTGCGCAGGTTCTTGATGCCGCGGTAGCGATCGTTGTCGGAGTACACGGTGGTGTTCCACTGGTCGTGCGAGCGCAGCGTCGCCAGGATCAGCGTCCCCTCGCTGACGGTGTCGTCGGGCAGCTCGACGGCCGAGAACTCCGCGCGGCCCGACGGGGTCAGGAAGATCAGTTCCCGCGCGGGCTGCTTGATCCGGAAGCCCAGCGGCAACCGGACCCGGCGGTTGAAGTCCTCGAACCCGTTGAGCACCTTGGCCATCGTGTCGCGGATGCGGTCGTAGTCCTCGACGTACCAGTGCCACGGTGTCTGGCTGTTCGGCAGCGCGGCCGCGGCGATCCCCGCGATGATCGCCGGCTCGGACAGCAGGTGCGGCGAGGCCGGCTTCTTCATGCCGACCGACAGGTGCACCATGCTCATCGAGTCCTCCACCGAGGTCGACTGGATGCCCTCCTTCTGATGGTCCTTCTCGGTGCGGCCCAGGCACGGCAGAATCAGCGCCTGACGGCCGTGAATCACGTGGCTGCGGTTCAGCTTCGTGCTGACCTGGACGGTGAGCTCGCACTTCTGCAGGCCCTCGAACGTGTACGCGGTATCCGGTGCGGCGCTGGCGAAATTGCCACCCATACCGATGAACACCTTGACGTCACCGCTGTGCATGCCCTCGATGGTGTGGACGGTGTCGAGGCCGTGGGCGCGGGGCGGGTCGATGCCGCAGACCTCACCCAGCCGGTCCAGGAACTCCTCGGTCGGCCGGTGGTCGATACCGCACGTGCGGTTGCCCTGCACGTTGCTGTGCCCGCGCACGGGCGACGGTCCGGCGCCTTCGCGGCCCAGATTGCCGCGCAGCAGAAGCAGATTCACGATCTCCCGGACGCTGTCGACACCGTGCTCGTGCTGGGTGACGCCGAGGCACCAGCTGATGATGCTGCGGTCTGCGTCGCGGTAAATCTTGGCGGCCCTGCGGATATCGCGCTGCGACACCCCGGATTTGTATTCGATCTCGTCCCACGACGTGGCCTCGACCGCGGCCCGGTAGGCCTCGAACCCGGTGGTGTACCGCTCGATGAACTCGATGTCGAGCGCCTTCGGATCCGTCTCTGCTTGTTCCAGAACGGCTTTGGCGATGCCACGGATCAGGGCCATGTCGCCGCCGATTCGGGGCTGCATGTTCAGCGTGCTGGTCTTGGTGGACTTGAAGGTCGCCATCCGCAGGAAGTCATGCGGGATGATCGTCTTCGTGGCACCGGCCTCGACGAGTGGGTTGATGTGCACGATCTGCGCGCCGCGGCGGTAGGCCTCCGACAGTGCGGTGAGCATGCGAGGCGCGTTGGAGGCGGCGTTGACGCCGATGACGAACAGGGCGTCCGCGGTCTCCCAG encodes the following:
- a CDS encoding SDR family oxidoreductase gives rise to the protein MTAGINLQLAGRVVLVTGGVRGVGAGISAVFAEQGATVITCARREVEGLPYEFHACDVRDDAAVKAMIDAIVAKHGRLDVVVNNAGGSPFALAADASAKFSTKIIELNLIAPLLVSTHANAVMQQQDTGGVIVNISSVSAHRPTPGTGAYGAAKAGIDSLTTTLAVEWSPKVRVNSVIVGMVETEQSELFYGDAESVAAVAATVPLKRLAKPTDIGWAAAFLASEAASYVSGASLEVHGGGEPPQYLETSSANK
- the echA20 gene encoding (7aS)-7a-methyl-1,5-dioxo-2,3,5,6,7,7a-hexahydro-1H-indene-carboxyl-CoA hydrolase, translating into MTITTKTVEPGIVSVTVNYPPVNAIPSAGWFELADQITAAGRDKSTHVVILRAEGRGFNAGVDIKEMQNTEGFGALIDANRGCYEAFRAVYECQVPVIAAVNGFCVGGGIGLVGNADVIVASDDAKFGLPEVERGALGAATHLSRLVPQHMMRRLFFTAATVPASTLQHFGSVHEVVPREELDEAALRVARDIASKDTRVIRAAKEALNFIDVQPVNARYRMEQGFTFELNLSGVSDEHRDEFAGTNKGSK
- the ipdA gene encoding cholesterol ring-cleaving hydrolase subunit IpdA; protein product: MADKTTTLDAAVAEIESGMTIGIGGWGSRRKPMAFVRALLRTDVTDLTVVTYGGPDLGLLCAAGKVKRVYYGFVSLDSPPFYDPWFARRRTEGAIEAREMDEGMLRCGLQAAAQRLPFLPIRAGLGSDVRAFWGDELKTVKSPYPTGDGYEELIAMPALNLDAAFVHMNLGDVKGNAAYTGIDPYFDDLFLMSAERRHLSVEKIVSTEELVKSVVPQQQIINRMMVDTVVEAPNGAHFTTNEPDYRRDEKFQRHYAEAAGSDETWAEFVKTYLSGTEADYQAAVRKFAEAQKEANK
- the ipdB gene encoding cholesterol ring-cleaving hydrolase subunit IpdB; this encodes MASPMTTVVQIGARLARLTFSPDIVITDGEARMLADTPAIGAPFAVEGWMPFNRVFETLAWGRRHVVMGANQIDRYGNQNLSAFGPIQQPTRQMFGVRGAPGNSINHATSYFVGNHTKRVFAESVDIVSGIGWDKVDPANPAYRFLNVYQVVSNLGVFDFNGPEHQMRAVSLHPGVTADEVADNTSFEVHGLDTAGETRLPTADELQLLREVIDPKSFRDKEVKA
- the ipdC gene encoding (3aS,4S,5R,7aS)-5-hydroxy-7a-methyl-1-oxo-octahydro-1H-indene-4-carboxyl-CoA dehydrogenase — protein: MSKLKTPLTELVGIEYPVVQTGMGWVAGARLVAATSNAGGLGILASATMTLDELQTAVTKVKAATDKPFGINMRADAGDSDARCDLLIREGVKVASFALAPKPELIAKLKDAGVVVIPSVGLAKHAKKVASWGADAVIVQGGEGGGHTGPIATTLLLPSVLDAVKDTGMPVIAAGGFFDGRGLAAALSYGAAGVAMGTRFLLTSDSTVPDAVKQRYLEAALDGTVVSTRVDGMPHRVLRTGLVEKLESGSPVRGFVAAVGNAQKFKKMSGMTWRSMIKDGLAMRHGKDLTWSQVVMAANTPMLLKAGLVEGNTEAGVLASGQVAGIVADLPACSELIPRIADEAIAHLQAATSYIV
- a CDS encoding lysophospholipid acyltransferase family protein gives rise to the protein MTTLTAAPPAPPSVPNPTFMRYVQNPIWNFLCDHYFRLEIDGWHKVPDEPSLLIGIHSGGSLTMDAWTLVHSWYRHFDGQRVLHGTAHDVLMGAPGLGDYFRAVGVIPASRDGVTSALAAGRDVVVWPGGELDAMRNWRDRDKAILAGRKGFVKQAIQSGVPIVPVATVGGHDTVFVLNEGKFLAKWSGLGKRLRGANMPIIAGFPFPLAVEVLPMHLPLPAKIRTELLDPIYVDTDPERANDAAYVDKVYDEVQFAIQSGMDRLAKRRSFPVLG
- a CDS encoding FUSC family protein, coding for MRTVYMRVRRAMTPPTEDHRPALRVALGLAIPGVALLAAGRPDLIIYAVFGAITGMYGRTETRSRRFAHQTQGGVILVLGVAIGVALANSHVPRAVLVVAAVAFASVGSVVTDYLALKPEGPFYGVFALGAIATVPAGRVAPSSAILLCAATALLCVLLGVLDAPRAVRPAARLSPPNRRDVLIHAGRYALAITAAGTAGLALGVDHANWAIAAAAGPLAAADASGRIRRGIHRLGGTFIGLAVAAALLVPGPSEYVLAICVMVLLFPTELFMAHHHAVALGFFTPLIMLMTDLAAPTEPLVLLTARGIDTVIGVTAAIVVSMLLPGTRD
- a CDS encoding HNH endonuclease signature motif containing protein, whose amino-acid sequence is MSSTATAFDVEAPSPCERFDALSVEVSELIGQRNAIDGRLVEIVAEIDRDGLWGATGARSMASLVAWKTGVSPRNAEVMVAVAHRLEEFPRCAEAMRAGRLSLDQVGVVAEHAGEGSDEHYAQFADSATVTQLRTAVKLEPRPDPEPEAKPEPARSISKTTHEDGSTTYKIRLPKLEAAKFDAAMASHQDALVADWKRDHEDTEGEVSEQAPPFPNQVDGFMSLVEAGWDADVALRPHGQRTTVVVHMDLEQRTAALHLGSVLTEEERQLLLCDATCEVWLEKHGQPFGVGRSTRTISRRLRRALEHRDRCCRVPGCGATRGLHAHHIIHWENGGETELHNLVLVCPYHHRLHHKRVITITGPADRLVVTDAAGRQLDGGSLARPPTTARPDVPPCPGPTGERAQWWWYQPFEPPPRPPAN
- a CDS encoding FdhF/YdeP family oxidoreductase, which translates into the protein MTDRSIEQRVDTEGHGEPEFHPYHHPAAGWGAAISVTKFLAREREPISGPHAIMKMNHEDGGFDCPGCAWPDDMKGLKLDICENGIKHVTWEMTHKRCGPEFFAQHTVSELAEWSDFALEDTGRLTEPMVYDAATDRYKPISWRDAFDLIGRALAELDDPNQASYYTSGRLGNEATFLYQLLARELGTNNLPDCSNMCHEASGRAMQASLGTGKGTVDLEDWETADALFVIGVNAASNAPRMLTALSEAYRRGAQIVHINPLVEAGATKTIIPHDFLRMATFKSTKTSTLNMQPRIGGDMALIRGIAKAVLEQAETDPKALDIEFIERYTTGFEAYRAAVEATSWDEIEYKSGVSQRDIRRAAKIYRDADRSIISWCLGVTQHEHGVDSVREIVNLLLLRGNLGREGAGPSPVRGHSNVQGNRTCGIDHRPTEEFLDRLGEVCGIDPPRAHGLDTVHTIEGMHSGDVKVFIGMGGNFASAAPDTAYTFEGLQKCELTVQVSTKLNRSHVIHGRQALILPCLGRTEKDHQKEGIQSTSVEDSMSMVHLSVGMKKPASPHLLSEPAIIAGIAAAALPNSQTPWHWYVEDYDRIRDTMAKVLNGFEDFNRRVRLPLGFRIKQPARELIFLTPSGRAEFSAVELPDDTVSEGTLILATLRSHDQWNTTVYSDNDRYRGIKNLRTLIFMNEHDMADRGIKEFDDVDIVATARDGSVRSLHRYKAVPYGIPRGNAAGYMPEMNVLCAIGDFSSQSDQPIMKNVKVTVTRSAGQG